The nucleotide window GACCCCGATCCCGCCGTACGAGAGCCCCAACCTGCTGGCCGACCGAGCGCTCGCCGCTATCCACCGGGTTACGAGCCCCGCCGCGCGCCCGCCCGGCACCGGAACCGGTCGCTGGTTTCGACCCTGATCGCGATCGCGGCGATGGTGATCGCCGCCGTCCTGGTGCTGGTGATCGTCACCCATCCGCACCAGGGCAGCGACGAGTTGAGCCCGCCGCCGCCGTTGTCCTCCTCGGAGCAGTCGAGCGCCGCCAACGACGTCTACTACGACGACAGCACCCGCGAGCTCACCGCACCCGGGTTGAAGGTGATCATGCCGGACTCGCCGTATCTGGTGCTGGGCTCGGATCCGGCCGTGCCCGGAATCCTCGACAAGGGCGCGCTCGGGTCGGCGAGCGTACACAAGAACTACAGCGGATCGAGCGACTGGCAGGCGGTGGTCGCTGCCGGCGTGGTGGACGACTCGATGATCGGCAAGGACCTCGACAGCACCACGGCCGCCGTCTTCGGCAAGTTCGTCGACGACGCTTTCGTCGACGTGGAAGTCCAACTCAAGAAGAAGACCGCGCAAACGCTGACGACAGGGCTGCCGCATCCGGCGCGGGTGATCAACGCCGAGGCTCACTATCACGTCAGGGGATTGCCGAGCAGCTACGACAAGATCAGCGTGATGGTTGTTGATCTTGGCGACGGCCGCTACACGGGCTGGGTGTCGTCGCGGCCCAACGACTCCAGTGCCAAGCTGCAGAACGCGCTGCAGGCCAGCATCAAGACCGTCCAGGTCACCAGCTGACCGTCTGTACGAGTCACGGGGTTGTTCGGGTCGGCGGTCGA belongs to Microlunatus elymi and includes:
- a CDS encoding DUF2510 domain-containing protein, with the protein product MNTPAAGWYPDPAGRPDTVRWWDGTAWTRELAAADPNPSAEGPAAQADPAQADPGSATGTETDPVRQPAESGAAVGTLLADPAASAGPDDPDPAVREPQPAGRPSARRYPPGYEPRRAPARHRNRSLVSTLIAIAAMVIAAVLVLVIVTHPHQGSDELSPPPPLSSSEQSSAANDVYYDDSTRELTAPGLKVIMPDSPYLVLGSDPAVPGILDKGALGSASVHKNYSGSSDWQAVVAAGVVDDSMIGKDLDSTTAAVFGKFVDDAFVDVEVQLKKKTAQTLTTGLPHPARVINAEAHYHVRGLPSSYDKISVMVVDLGDGRYTGWVSSRPNDSSAKLQNALQASIKTVQVTS